A region from the Salidesulfovibrio onnuriiensis genome encodes:
- a CDS encoding EAL and HDOD domain-containing protein, which yields MVKTLAHNPTQDFESVFVARQPIFSRDELPWGYELLYRASAEALTADVTDDDMATQSVIADGVSLALEGLPEERSRVLINFPGKLLVEGTAFALPSENCVVEVLETVKPTREVLDALGRLRDAGYTIAMDDYGGEEELEPFLEYVDIIKVDLLALGNDLRKISKVMEKLTPYKASLLAEKVETKEVFEISKKLGFDLFQGFFFSRPEIVPGKKLNSNELTKLQLLQELGKDDFEPKHIAKILQSDPSLSFRLFRHINSAGFSLASKVDTLDRAVTILGQRAIAQWLRTAIMSDINPSPKAGELVFLSVQRAKFLELLALQTGFSKKAHPDTFFVVGLFSLLDAMLGVRMSDILKTLPLNELIACTLEGSCEEHTLLKLAHSYERGYWSDTDKRLKGLNLDQRTADNLYVQARQWAQKALAS from the coding sequence ATGGTGAAGACCCTCGCCCACAATCCAACACAGGACTTCGAGTCCGTTTTCGTGGCCCGGCAGCCCATCTTCAGCCGCGATGAACTGCCGTGGGGTTACGAACTGCTCTATCGCGCCTCGGCCGAGGCGCTCACGGCCGATGTGACAGACGACGACATGGCCACCCAGTCGGTCATTGCCGACGGGGTCAGCCTGGCCCTGGAGGGACTGCCCGAGGAGCGAAGCAGGGTGCTCATCAATTTTCCGGGGAAACTCCTGGTGGAGGGAACCGCCTTTGCCCTGCCCAGCGAGAACTGCGTGGTGGAGGTGCTGGAAACCGTCAAGCCCACCAGGGAGGTTCTGGACGCCCTGGGCAGGCTCAGGGACGCGGGATACACCATCGCCATGGACGACTACGGCGGGGAAGAGGAACTGGAGCCCTTTCTGGAGTATGTGGACATCATCAAGGTGGACCTGCTGGCTCTGGGCAACGACCTGAGAAAGATCAGCAAGGTCATGGAAAAGCTCACCCCGTACAAGGCCTCTCTCCTGGCCGAAAAGGTGGAAACAAAGGAAGTCTTTGAAATCTCTAAAAAACTCGGCTTTGATCTTTTCCAGGGATTCTTCTTCAGCAGGCCGGAAATCGTCCCCGGCAAGAAGCTCAACTCCAACGAACTGACCAAGCTGCAACTGTTGCAGGAACTGGGCAAGGACGACTTCGAGCCCAAGCACATCGCCAAGATCCTGCAGTCCGACCCGTCCCTGTCCTTCCGGCTCTTCCGGCACATCAACTCCGCCGGGTTCTCCCTGGCCTCCAAGGTGGACACCCTGGACCGGGCCGTGACCATCCTGGGCCAGAGGGCCATTGCCCAATGGCTGCGCACGGCCATCATGTCCGACATCAACCCGAGCCCCAAGGCCGGGGAGCTGGTCTTCCTGTCCGTGCAGCGGGCCAAGTTCCTGGAACTCCTGGCCCTGCAGACCGGTTTTTCAAAAAAGGCCCACCCGGACACCTTTTTCGTTGTCGGGCTTTTCTCCCTGCTGGACGCCATGCTCGGCGTGCGCATGAGCGACATCCTGAAAACCCTGCCCCTCAACGAGCTCATCGCCTGCACGCTGGAGGGCTCCTGTGAAGAGCATACCCTGCTCAAGCTGGCCCACAGCTATGAACGCGGCTATTGGAGCGACACGGACAAGCGCCTCAAGGGGCTGAACCTGGATCAGCGCACGGCCGACAATCTCTATGTGCAGGCCCGGCAGTGGGCCCAGAAGGCGCTTGCATCATAA